From bacterium:
CTGGGGTTTTTAACGTTGAGTCTGTTTTTAAGAAAAAGGATACAAGCGATGTCCAACGTTGCGGTCGTCGGCGCCCAGTGGGGCGACGAGGGCAAAGGTAAGGTCGTTGACATTTACTCGGGCAAGGCCGACGTCGTCGTGCGCTGCCAGGGAGGCAACAACGCCGGACATACCCTCGTCGTGGGCGGAGAGAAGATAATCCTCCACCACATCCCCTCCGGCATTCTGCACGACAATACCCTCTGCGTCATCGGCAACGGCGTCGTCATAGATCCGGGCGTACTGCTGCGGGAAATCGTGGGGCTTTCCGGAAACGGCAAAAAGGTATCCGCCAAAAACCTCGTAATCTCCGAATCGGCCCACGTCATCCTCCCCTTCCACAAGGCCATCGACGCCGCGCGCGAAGAGAGCGCCGGGAAAAAGAAGATCGGCACCACAGGGAGGGGAATCGGCCCCTGCTACGAAGACAAGGCCTCCAGAAGAGGCGTCCGCATGGGCGACCTTGTGCGTCCCGAGATACTCCGGGGCAAGATCGAGTGCATGGCCTCCGAAAAGAACGCCATACTCGCCCACCTCGGCGCCAACCCGATCAGCGTCGAAGAGGTGCTGGCCGAACTGCTGCCGCAGGCCGAAAAACTCGGACCCCACCTTGCCGACACCTTCGAGCTTCTTCATAACCTCTCCGAGAGCGGCAAGACCTTCCTCTTCGAGGGAGCGCAGGGAGCGCTGCTGGACATCGACAACGGCACCTACCCCTTCGTCACCAGCAGTAACACAGGCACCGGCGGAATGGTCACCGGCTCCGGCCTCGGACCCAAGACCCTCGGCAAAATAGTCGGCATAACCAAGGCCTACGTAACCCGCGTCGGCTCGGGCCCCTTCCCCACGGAACTCGACTGCGAGACCGGCGAAAAGCTTCGCCAGCGCGGGGCCGAATTCGGCTCGACCACCGGCAGGCCGCGCCGCTGCGGCTGGCTCGACCTCGTCGCGCTCAAACACGCCGTCCGCATGAACGGCCTCGACGGCCTCGCCGTGACGAAGATAGACGTCCTCGGCGGCCTTGACGAGATAAAAATTTGCACCGCCTACGAGCTCGACGGCAAGACCATCGGCTACTTCCCCGTGAAGATCGAAGACCTCGAAAGGTGCCGCCCCGTCTACAAG
This genomic window contains:
- a CDS encoding adenylosuccinate synthase; translated protein: MSNVAVVGAQWGDEGKGKVVDIYSGKADVVVRCQGGNNAGHTLVVGGEKIILHHIPSGILHDNTLCVIGNGVVIDPGVLLREIVGLSGNGKKVSAKNLVISESAHVILPFHKAIDAAREESAGKKKIGTTGRGIGPCYEDKASRRGVRMGDLVRPEILRGKIECMASEKNAILAHLGANPISVEEVLAELLPQAEKLGPHLADTFELLHNLSESGKTFLFEGAQGALLDIDNGTYPFVTSSNTGTGGMVTGSGLGPKTLGKIVGITKAYVTRVGSGPFPTELDCETGEKLRQRGAEFGSTTGRPRRCGWLDLVALKHAVRMNGLDGLAVTKIDVLGGLDEIKICTAYELDGKTIGYFPVKIEDLERCRPVYKTLKGWSEDISGAKTLEELPQNARALLDEMEKLTCCKIFLASVGPGRESTIELISPFDGK